The Streptomyces sp. CC0208 genome window below encodes:
- a CDS encoding type I polyketide synthase, whose product MRVGAESAVRPVAELLVENASRYGGKLAFADDRRSVNWAELELRTRRLAGALGVTRGARVAFCLDNSVELVEGLLATSRAAAVGVPLSPRGTHAELAALLADCDPDVLVVDRRQLARIASVVGERSPRLVVTGEGPVPEGVAHFDDLVADGRSPGPRDDLALDEPAWLLYTSGTSGTPRAAVASQRSALWSPVACYVPRLGLSADDRLLWPLPLAHTYAHSLCVLGTTVAGGSARITAVREPAALVRLIEEFAPTVLGGVPLTYQQLLDSGLGEVSSLRVCVTAGAPSAPELRERVEERFGAPLLDGYGSTETCGKIAMESPAGPRVPGSSGAVLPGMEVRLVEPGTGAEVVGAEGEIWVRGPGVMLGYRDGAGVDGDGWYRTGDLGRLGEHGYLTVTGRANDRIVRGGENVDPVEVEQVLRGLPGVLDAAVVARPHPLLGEVPVAFVVPEERALDTGALLRACAEVLSAHKVPEDVLFTPAIPRTAAGKPRRAVLREGLAARQAEEALAGLAARTPAERRAALTELVCAETAAIGGASVVNGGVGGRASVTVAVAEVAVGGGLAAVDSPAALHEPARGRARSGGQDAAVRGAYMGRERSVGHAAAVHDEAPVTDAAAIDPHTAFADLGLTSMGAMTLWHRLGLRTGLRLPATLVWDHPTPAAVAAHLDERLHGAGSATTAPRRGPAAEPIAIVAVGCRYPGGVRSPEDLWRLVSDGVDATGEFPADRGWDVGALYHPDPDRLGTTYTRRGGFLTDAADFDPLFFGISPREATATDPQHRLLLEVAWETLERAGIPAPSLRGSATGVYVGLMHGGYGAGASAHALESHLGVGSAGSVASGRISYVLGLRGPALTVDTACSSSLVAMDLAAAALRAGECTLALAGGVTVLASPKPFVVFSRQRGLSADGRCRSFADGADGTAWAEGVGLVLLEKLSDARRNGHPVLAVLRGSAVNQDGASNGLTAPNGQAQRELIRLALADAGLETADVDVVEGHGTGTALGDPIEAGALLATYGRGRDADDPVWLGSVKSNFGHTQAAAGVAGVIKVIEAMRHGELPRSLYAERPSPHVDWSDGAVRLLDRARPWPERDRPRRAAVSSFGIGGTNAHVIIEEARPKSGEAEKKPETIRSGPGITTPWLVGGSDEAGLRAHARELATTLADLDGEADALDIAYSLATTRAPLQRRAAVLATGTDGLLAGLRELAEGADSPALRKGTARGTAKVALLCTGQGAQRTGMGRELAARFPVFATVFGELCDSFTPLLDRPLREVIDDPDSGLLHRTDYAQPALFSYEVALHALLADSGVRPDFLVGHSIGELAAAHIAGVFSRADAVRLVAARGRLMAELPTGGAMFAVRAPLADVVKRLDEEPGARVAVAAVNGPESVVLSGDEEAVSALAARLGRTATRLKVSHAFHSPRLDPMLDAFREIAESVTYHRPSVPVVSTLTGRPEPDAIRTAEYWVRQARETVLFADAVHWLARTGVTAYVEAGPSAALITAAEECVEPDSGALFTSGAETTVALAELHVHGVPVDWRSVYAGTGARRRPLPTYPFQRQRYWLDVRDQGSGDDGKLVGEAQPDADGPGTRYSGVLSTARQPWLADHVIGDRLLVPATVFAELAFRAAGADAANGPLRLSELVLHEPLVLPASDPVRIQVVADAPDAAGNRPVTVWARTGPTWTRHAAASVAPAGTAPAAAQDTAWPPVGAEEVAVDYQRLAAYGHHYGPAFRAVTGLWRRGAETFAEVALRPQEAAEAGSYTLHPALFDAALHAALLAEGPGEARIPLACTGVSVHETGASAARVRLERLGPDEARVTLTGMDGRPLATVESLVTRVMKVRPTELYQVAWRPAAEAGHTDTEHELLDTADLLDQHRREDMPGRARELVTAVLARVRDRVAGTRPGRLLVLTHHAGGDDPDPAQAAVAGFVRSAQSEHPGRIVQVDLRGGTLTPAAREAVLRTGEPQLALRDGTVLVPRLVTTGPASAPPPALDPDGTVLITGGTGALGASLARYLVAERGSRHLLLASRSGRTPDWAAELDADVRVVACDVSDRTAVDALVESCRPPLTGVFHLAGVVADGVVDGMTPERVAEVLAPKADAAWHLHEATAGRGLAAFVLYSSAAGVLGRPGQSNYAAANGFLDGLAAYRAARGLPARSLAWGPWTTAHHDGMAGRVAPNLPAQDEVPAITEREGAELLDSALRTPAPVLVPVPFARAPRGGSPLPLLADLRPARPTPAAAAPAADQAPGAWRKRLAAAPEADRAGVLAGLLRAELAAVLGFPDADAFPADREFGQLGFDSLTALQFRNRLSAFTRVRLAPTVVLEHPTLEGLSAHLLAALGEAGAFPEPADTLGPGATEPPTQVPSPAYRFTTLYHRVLREQGPLEAMTLRYVASYALPSFTAADRARHAVRPVRLARGGTGARAAALAYLPDYLAPFHRVPTGLAERFDGERDVYLLEHPGLGARRAVPDSMETLARAHADTVREIARGGPVVLVGYCAGGVIAHEVARRLATAGEPPAGVVLVDSHAGVLRRGDARALALMAAGAALPEDVVAEFDDSLLVAGGGYARVLEGWQPGQDPGLPPVPTLLLRGRPTAEMRRTDPDGDWLPHWPLPHDTADVPGDHYSVVHQDADSTAAAIRAWLTE is encoded by the coding sequence CGCTCCGCGCTGTGGTCGCCGGTCGCCTGCTACGTGCCCCGCCTGGGGCTCTCGGCGGACGACCGGCTGCTGTGGCCGTTGCCGCTCGCGCACACCTACGCCCACTCGCTCTGCGTCCTCGGCACGACCGTGGCGGGCGGCAGCGCGCGGATCACGGCGGTGCGGGAACCGGCCGCGCTGGTACGGCTCATCGAGGAGTTCGCACCGACCGTACTGGGCGGAGTGCCGCTCACCTACCAGCAGTTGCTCGACTCCGGACTCGGTGAGGTGTCCTCGCTGCGCGTGTGTGTCACCGCCGGGGCACCGAGCGCGCCGGAGTTGCGGGAGCGGGTCGAGGAGCGGTTCGGGGCGCCTTTGCTCGACGGGTACGGCAGCACCGAGACCTGCGGCAAGATCGCGATGGAGTCGCCGGCGGGGCCGCGGGTGCCGGGCAGCAGCGGGGCCGTGCTGCCCGGCATGGAGGTGCGGCTCGTCGAGCCCGGGACCGGTGCGGAGGTCGTCGGCGCCGAGGGGGAGATCTGGGTGCGCGGGCCCGGCGTCATGCTCGGCTACCGCGACGGGGCGGGGGTGGACGGCGACGGCTGGTACCGCACCGGCGACCTGGGGCGACTGGGTGAGCACGGGTATCTCACCGTCACCGGGCGCGCGAACGACCGGATCGTGCGGGGCGGGGAGAACGTCGACCCCGTCGAGGTCGAGCAGGTGCTGCGCGGGCTGCCCGGGGTGCTGGACGCGGCGGTCGTGGCGCGGCCGCATCCGCTGCTCGGCGAGGTCCCGGTCGCGTTCGTCGTACCGGAGGAACGGGCCCTGGACACGGGCGCACTGCTGCGGGCCTGCGCCGAAGTGCTCTCCGCGCACAAGGTCCCCGAGGACGTCCTGTTCACCCCGGCCATCCCCCGCACCGCGGCCGGCAAGCCGCGACGGGCCGTCCTCAGGGAGGGCCTCGCCGCCCGCCAGGCCGAGGAGGCCCTCGCGGGACTCGCCGCCCGGACCCCGGCGGAGCGCCGGGCGGCGCTGACCGAGCTGGTGTGCGCGGAGACGGCCGCGATCGGCGGTGCCTCGGTGGTCAACGGGGGTGTGGGGGGCCGTGCAAGTGTGACGGTCGCGGTCGCCGAAGTGGCCGTGGGCGGTGGGCTCGCGGCCGTCGACAGTCCCGCGGCCCTGCATGAGCCGGCAAGGGGCCGTGCCCGGTCCGGCGGTCAGGACGCTGCCGTCCGCGGCGCGTACATGGGCCGCGAACGGTCCGTCGGTCACGCCGCTGCCGTCCATGACGAGGCACCCGTCACCGACGCGGCGGCGATCGACCCCCACACCGCCTTCGCCGACCTCGGTCTCACCTCCATGGGCGCGATGACCCTGTGGCACCGGCTCGGCCTCCGTACCGGACTGCGGCTGCCCGCCACCCTGGTCTGGGACCACCCGACGCCCGCCGCGGTCGCCGCCCACCTCGACGAGCGGCTGCACGGCGCGGGGTCCGCGACCACGGCCCCGCGCCGCGGGCCCGCCGCCGAGCCGATCGCGATCGTGGCCGTCGGCTGCCGTTACCCGGGCGGGGTGCGCTCGCCCGAGGACCTCTGGCGGCTGGTGTCCGACGGGGTCGACGCCACCGGGGAGTTCCCGGCCGACCGCGGCTGGGACGTCGGTGCCCTGTACCACCCCGACCCCGACCGGCTCGGGACGACGTACACCCGACGCGGTGGCTTCCTCACCGACGCGGCCGACTTCGACCCGTTGTTCTTCGGCATCTCGCCGCGCGAGGCCACGGCCACCGACCCGCAGCACCGGCTGCTGCTCGAAGTCGCCTGGGAGACGCTGGAGCGCGCCGGCATCCCCGCACCCTCGCTGCGCGGCAGTGCCACCGGCGTCTACGTCGGCCTGATGCACGGCGGCTACGGCGCCGGGGCCTCGGCACACGCGCTGGAGTCGCACCTGGGCGTCGGGTCCGCGGGCAGCGTGGCCTCCGGGCGGATCTCCTATGTGCTGGGCCTGCGCGGTCCCGCCCTGACCGTCGACACGGCCTGCTCGTCCTCGCTGGTCGCCATGGACCTGGCCGCCGCGGCTCTGCGCGCGGGCGAGTGCACCCTCGCGCTGGCAGGAGGAGTGACCGTACTGGCCAGTCCGAAGCCGTTCGTGGTGTTCAGCAGGCAGCGCGGGCTGTCGGCGGACGGCCGCTGCCGGTCCTTCGCGGACGGCGCCGACGGCACCGCGTGGGCCGAGGGCGTCGGCCTGGTGCTGCTGGAGAAGCTGTCGGACGCCCGGCGCAACGGCCATCCGGTCCTGGCCGTGCTGCGCGGCTCCGCCGTGAACCAGGACGGCGCGTCCAACGGCCTCACCGCCCCCAACGGCCAGGCCCAACGCGAGCTGATCCGACTGGCGTTGGCCGACGCCGGGCTGGAGACGGCCGACGTCGACGTCGTCGAGGGCCACGGCACCGGAACCGCGCTCGGCGACCCGATCGAGGCGGGCGCCCTGCTGGCCACCTACGGCCGGGGCCGCGACGCCGACGACCCGGTGTGGCTGGGCTCGGTGAAGTCGAACTTCGGGCACACCCAGGCCGCGGCCGGGGTGGCCGGCGTCATCAAGGTGATCGAGGCGATGCGCCACGGCGAACTGCCCAGGTCGCTCTACGCGGAGCGGCCGTCGCCGCACGTCGACTGGTCCGACGGGGCGGTACGGCTGCTGGACCGGGCCCGGCCCTGGCCGGAGCGTGACCGGCCGCGCCGGGCGGCGGTCTCGTCGTTCGGGATCGGCGGGACCAACGCGCACGTGATCATCGAGGAGGCCCGCCCCAAGTCGGGGGAAGCCGAGAAGAAGCCTGAGACCATCCGCTCGGGCCCGGGCATCACCACCCCCTGGCTCGTCGGCGGCAGCGACGAGGCCGGACTGCGTGCCCACGCCCGGGAGTTGGCGACCACGCTGGCCGACCTCGACGGGGAGGCCGATGCCCTGGACATCGCCTACTCGCTCGCCACCACCCGCGCACCCCTCCAGCGCCGTGCCGCCGTCCTGGCCACCGGGACCGACGGACTCCTCGCCGGGTTACGGGAGTTGGCCGAAGGCGCCGACAGCCCCGCACTGCGCAAGGGCACCGCGCGCGGCACCGCCAAGGTGGCGCTGCTCTGCACGGGCCAGGGCGCCCAGCGGACCGGCATGGGCCGTGAACTCGCGGCCCGCTTCCCCGTGTTCGCCACCGTCTTCGGCGAACTGTGCGACTCCTTCACGCCGTTGCTCGACCGGCCCCTGCGTGAGGTGATCGACGACCCCGACAGCGGCCTCCTGCACCGCACCGACTACGCGCAACCCGCCCTGTTCTCCTACGAGGTCGCGCTGCACGCCCTCCTCGCCGACAGCGGGGTACGCCCCGACTTCCTGGTCGGCCACTCGATCGGCGAACTGGCCGCCGCGCACATCGCGGGTGTGTTCTCGCGGGCCGACGCGGTACGGCTGGTGGCAGCGCGAGGCCGTCTGATGGCCGAACTGCCCACGGGCGGTGCCATGTTCGCCGTGCGGGCACCCCTGGCGGACGTGGTGAAACGGCTCGACGAGGAACCCGGTGCCCGGGTCGCCGTCGCGGCCGTCAACGGACCCGAGTCCGTGGTGCTGTCCGGCGACGAGGAGGCGGTGTCCGCGCTGGCCGCCCGACTCGGGCGTACGGCGACCCGGTTGAAGGTCAGCCACGCCTTCCACTCGCCGCGGCTCGACCCGATGCTGGACGCGTTCCGGGAGATCGCGGAGTCGGTCACCTACCACCGGCCGTCCGTACCGGTCGTGTCGACACTGACCGGCCGCCCGGAGCCGGACGCGATCCGGACCGCCGAGTACTGGGTACGGCAGGCGCGGGAGACCGTGTTGTTCGCCGACGCGGTGCACTGGCTGGCGCGCACGGGGGTGACCGCGTACGTGGAGGCCGGACCGTCGGCGGCCCTCATCACGGCGGCCGAGGAGTGCGTCGAGCCGGACTCCGGAGCCCTGTTCACGTCCGGTGCCGAGACGACCGTGGCCCTGGCGGAGCTGCACGTCCACGGGGTGCCGGTCGACTGGCGGTCCGTGTACGCGGGAACCGGTGCCCGCCGACGGCCCTTGCCGACGTACCCCTTCCAGCGGCAGCGCTACTGGCTCGACGTCCGTGACCAGGGCAGCGGTGACGACGGGAAGCTGGTCGGCGAGGCGCAGCCGGACGCCGACGGGCCCGGGACCCGGTACAGCGGTGTGCTGTCCACCGCACGGCAGCCCTGGCTCGCGGACCATGTGATCGGCGACCGGCTGCTGGTGCCCGCGACGGTCTTCGCCGAGCTGGCCTTCCGGGCGGCGGGGGCGGACGCGGCCAACGGCCCGCTGCGGCTGTCCGAGCTGGTCCTCCACGAGCCGCTGGTGCTGCCCGCCTCGGACCCGGTGCGGATCCAGGTGGTCGCGGACGCCCCGGATGCGGCGGGGAACCGTCCGGTCACCGTGTGGGCACGGACGGGCCCGACCTGGACGCGCCATGCCGCAGCCTCGGTCGCCCCGGCCGGCACAGCTCCCGCAGCCGCACAGGACACCGCATGGCCACCCGTCGGCGCCGAGGAGGTCGCCGTCGACTACCAGCGGCTCGCCGCGTACGGGCACCACTACGGGCCGGCCTTCCGCGCGGTCACCGGGCTCTGGCGGCGCGGTGCCGAGACCTTCGCCGAAGTGGCGCTGCGGCCTCAAGAGGCGGCGGAGGCCGGCTCGTACACCCTGCACCCCGCGCTGTTCGACGCCGCCCTGCACGCCGCGCTGCTGGCCGAGGGGCCCGGAGAGGCACGGATCCCGCTCGCCTGCACGGGCGTGAGCGTGCACGAGACCGGCGCCTCGGCCGCCCGGGTCCGTCTGGAACGGCTCGGGCCCGACGAGGCACGGGTGACGCTGACCGGCATGGACGGGCGGCCGCTGGCCACCGTCGAATCCCTCGTCACCCGGGTGATGAAGGTCCGCCCGACGGAGCTGTACCAGGTGGCCTGGCGGCCCGCCGCGGAAGCCGGGCACACCGACACCGAGCACGAACTCCTGGACACGGCGGACCTGTTGGACCAGCACCGCCGCGAGGACATGCCGGGCCGGGCCCGGGAGCTCGTCACGGCCGTCCTCGCCCGGGTACGCGACCGGGTCGCCGGCACCCGTCCGGGCCGTCTGCTGGTGCTCACCCACCACGCGGGCGGGGACGACCCGGACCCGGCGCAGGCCGCGGTGGCCGGGTTCGTGCGCAGCGCCCAGTCCGAGCACCCCGGCCGGATCGTGCAGGTCGACCTCCGCGGCGGCACCCTCACGCCCGCGGCACGGGAAGCCGTCCTGCGCACCGGCGAACCCCAACTCGCCCTGCGCGACGGCACGGTCCTGGTGCCCAGGCTGGTCACCACGGGTCCCGCGAGTGCCCCGCCGCCCGCTCTCGACCCCGACGGCACCGTGCTGATCACCGGCGGCACCGGAGCGCTCGGCGCGAGCCTCGCCCGCTACCTCGTGGCCGAACGCGGGTCCCGCCACCTGCTGTTGGCGAGCCGCAGCGGCCGTACGCCCGACTGGGCGGCCGAACTGGACGCGGACGTACGGGTGGTGGCCTGCGACGTGAGCGACCGGACTGCCGTGGACGCCCTGGTCGAGTCCTGCCGGCCGCCCCTGACCGGCGTGTTCCATCTCGCCGGAGTGGTGGCCGACGGGGTGGTGGACGGCATGACGCCGGAGCGGGTCGCCGAAGTGCTGGCGCCCAAGGCGGACGCCGCCTGGCACCTGCACGAAGCGACCGCCGGACGGGGCCTGGCCGCGTTCGTGCTGTACTCCTCGGCCGCCGGAGTGCTGGGCAGGCCGGGACAGTCCAACTACGCGGCCGCCAACGGCTTCCTCGACGGGCTCGCCGCGTACCGGGCCGCCCGCGGGCTGCCCGCGCGGTCGCTCGCCTGGGGCCCTTGGACCACCGCGCACCACGACGGCATGGCGGGCCGGGTCGCGCCGAACCTGCCGGCCCAGGACGAGGTGCCGGCGATCACCGAGCGGGAGGGCGCCGAACTGCTGGACTCCGCACTGCGCACGCCGGCACCGGTACTGGTGCCCGTCCCGTTCGCCCGCGCCCCGCGCGGCGGCTCGCCCCTGCCGTTGCTCGCGGACCTGCGGCCGGCGCGCCCGACCCCGGCCGCCGCGGCACCGGCGGCCGACCAGGCGCCCGGTGCCTGGCGCAAGCGGCTCGCCGCTGCTCCCGAGGCCGACCGCGCGGGTGTGCTGGCGGGTCTGCTCCGCGCCGAGCTGGCTGCAGTGCTGGGCTTCCCGGACGCGGACGCCTTCCCCGCCGACCGCGAGTTCGGACAGCTCGGCTTCGACTCGCTGACGGCCCTTCAGTTCCGCAACCGGCTCAGCGCGTTCACCCGGGTGCGGCTGGCGCCGACGGTCGTCCTCGAACACCCGACGCTGGAGGGGCTGTCGGCGCACCTCCTCGCCGCGCTGGGCGAGGCGGGCGCGTTCCCGGAGCCGGCGGACACCCTGGGGCCGGGGGCGACGGAGCCGCCGACCCAAGTGCCCTCGCCCGCCTACCGGTTCACCACCCTCTACCACCGCGTCCTGCGTGAGCAGGGCCCCCTGGAGGCGATGACCCTGCGGTACGTCGCCTCGTACGCCCTGCCGTCCTTCACCGCGGCCGACCGCGCGCGGCACGCCGTCCGACCCGTCCGGCTCGCCCGAGGCGGCACCGGCGCAAGGGCCGCGGCGCTGGCCTACCTCCCCGACTACCTGGCACCCTTCCACCGGGTCCCCACGGGCCTGGCCGAACGGTTCGACGGGGAACGGGACGTGTACCTCCTGGAGCACCCAGGACTCGGTGCCCGCAGGGCGGTTCCGGACTCGATGGAGACACTGGCGCGGGCGCACGCCGACACGGTCCGCGAGATCGCCCGGGGCGGGCCTGTCGTCCTGGTCGGCTACTGCGCCGGTGGTGTGATCGCCCACGAGGTGGCCCGCCGTCTGGCGACCGCGGGAGAGCCGCCGGCCGGTGTCGTCCTGGTCGACTCCCACGCGGGCGTGCTCCGGCGCGGGGACGCCCGCGCACTCGCCCTGATGGCCGCCGGTGCCGCCCTCCCGGAGGACGTGGTCGCGGAGTTCGACGACTCGTTGCTCGTCGCGGGCGGTGGCTATGCGCGCGTTCTCGAGGGATGGCAGCCCGGGCAGGACCCGGGGCTCCCGCCCGTGCCGACGCTGCTGCTGCGCGGCCGGCCGACCGCCGAGATGCGGCGCACGGACCCCGACGGGGACTGGCTGCCGCACTGGCCGCTGCCCCACGACACCGCGGACGTCCCCGGCGACCACTACTCCGTCGTCCACCAGGACGCCGACTCCACGGCCGCGGCGATCCGGGCCTGGCTGACCGAGTGA